From Gimesia panareensis, the proteins below share one genomic window:
- the fusA gene encoding elongation factor G, whose protein sequence is MKNLDKYRNIGISAHIDSGKTTLTERILYYSGRIHKVREVRGGDGGATMDSMDLERERGITIASAATQVQWKDCTVNIIDTPGHVDFTVEVERSLRVLDGAVLVLCSVGGVQSQSLTVDRQMKRYGVPRIAFINKMDRTGADSASVIKQIEEKLHVVPLPLQIPMGEGADFEGVVDLVTMQAVTYEGEQGEKEVLGEIPEQFKAAAEEARAAMLETLSMFSDDLMVALLEEAEVPVEDIYKVIREATLSHEITPVMMGTAFKNKGVQTLLDAVVRFLPSPLDREISAIDLDAQQKAIKEGAEDTDSESFRTELSHSSDKPLVAMAFKIVDETFGQLTYMRIYQGKIEKGQSYVNTRTGNSTRFGRLVRMHADSREDVDVGEAGDIIAAVGMECASGDTFCSDGVNYALESIFVPEPVIRLSIEPLDRDGADRLAKAIQRFNREDPTFHVMTDEETNQTIIAGMGQLHLDVYIERIKREYKVECIVGEPRVAYRETPTIAVEYNHKHKKQTGGSGQYAHVVGKIEPMPVDNDSETYEFKNEVTQGRIPKEYIPAVDKGFQRALVKGPLCECEVVGVSATLSDGSYHDVDSSEMAFNIASFNCMRDSLKKANMALLEPIMKLEVEVPEEFQGPVTGHIAQKRGVINTSETKMGTSIFIAEVPLASMFDYANELRSMTQGKGGFSMEFSKYAQVPRNIQEEVVARRLKEKEERMATA, encoded by the coding sequence ATGAAAAATCTGGACAAGTATCGAAACATTGGTATTTCGGCTCACATCGACTCTGGTAAAACCACACTTACCGAACGGATTCTGTACTACTCAGGTCGAATCCACAAAGTACGTGAAGTGCGAGGGGGTGACGGTGGAGCAACCATGGACAGTATGGACCTGGAACGTGAGCGTGGAATTACCATCGCTTCCGCTGCAACGCAGGTTCAATGGAAAGACTGTACCGTCAATATCATCGATACCCCGGGCCACGTTGACTTTACTGTTGAAGTGGAGCGTAGTCTCCGCGTGCTCGACGGTGCGGTCCTGGTGCTCTGCTCAGTGGGCGGTGTACAAAGCCAGTCACTGACGGTAGACCGTCAGATGAAACGTTATGGCGTTCCCCGTATCGCATTTATCAACAAGATGGACCGGACTGGTGCCGATTCCGCCAGCGTGATCAAGCAGATTGAAGAAAAACTGCACGTTGTGCCTCTGCCGCTGCAGATTCCGATGGGTGAAGGTGCTGACTTCGAAGGTGTTGTTGACCTGGTGACCATGCAGGCCGTAACCTACGAAGGCGAACAGGGTGAAAAAGAAGTTCTCGGCGAAATTCCTGAGCAGTTCAAAGCTGCTGCGGAAGAAGCTCGTGCTGCGATGCTGGAAACCCTTTCCATGTTCAGCGACGATCTGATGGTCGCGCTGCTGGAAGAAGCCGAAGTTCCAGTCGAAGACATTTACAAAGTGATTCGTGAAGCCACTCTGTCACACGAAATCACCCCTGTCATGATGGGAACGGCTTTCAAGAACAAAGGGGTTCAGACGCTGCTCGACGCCGTCGTACGTTTCCTGCCCAGCCCACTCGACCGTGAAATTTCTGCGATCGACCTGGACGCACAGCAGAAAGCTATCAAAGAAGGTGCAGAAGACACCGACAGTGAATCGTTCCGTACGGAACTGTCTCACTCTTCCGATAAACCACTGGTTGCCATGGCATTCAAGATTGTCGATGAAACCTTCGGTCAGTTGACTTACATGCGTATCTATCAGGGTAAGATTGAAAAAGGTCAGAGCTACGTCAACACCCGAACCGGGAACTCTACCCGCTTCGGCCGGTTGGTACGTATGCACGCTGACAGCCGTGAAGACGTTGATGTCGGTGAAGCCGGTGACATTATCGCCGCCGTCGGGATGGAATGTGCTTCCGGGGATACCTTCTGTAGCGATGGTGTGAACTACGCCCTGGAAAGTATCTTTGTGCCTGAGCCTGTGATCCGTCTGTCGATCGAACCTCTCGACCGGGATGGTGCAGATCGTCTGGCCAAAGCAATTCAGCGTTTCAACCGTGAAGACCCCACCTTCCACGTGATGACTGATGAAGAAACCAATCAGACCATCATCGCCGGAATGGGTCAGTTGCACCTCGACGTTTACATCGAGCGTATTAAACGCGAATACAAAGTCGAATGTATCGTGGGTGAGCCTCGTGTGGCTTATCGTGAAACTCCGACGATCGCTGTAGAATACAACCACAAGCATAAAAAGCAGACTGGTGGTTCCGGTCAGTACGCTCATGTCGTTGGTAAAATTGAGCCGATGCCGGTTGACAATGACAGCGAAACCTACGAGTTCAAGAACGAAGTTACCCAGGGTCGTATTCCCAAAGAATACATCCCTGCTGTGGACAAAGGCTTCCAGCGGGCTCTGGTTAAAGGACCGCTGTGTGAGTGCGAAGTGGTAGGCGTCTCCGCCACTCTGTCAGATGGTAGCTACCATGATGTTGACTCTTCAGAAATGGCGTTCAACATCGCTTCCTTCAACTGTATGCGTGACTCTCTGAAGAAAGCCAACATGGCCCTGCTTGAGCCGATCATGAAACTGGAAGTGGAAGTCCCCGAAGAATTCCAGGGGCCCGTCACCGGTCATATCGCTCAGAAGCGTGGCGTGATCAACACTTCAGAAACCAAAATGGGAACCAGTATCTTCATTGCTGAAGTACCGCTGGCCAGCATGTTTGACTATGCCAACGAGCTGCGTTCCATGACCCAGGGTAAAGGTGGATTCAGTATGGAATTCTCCAAATATGCCCAGGTCCCACGCAACATTCAGGAAGAAGTCGTTGCCCGTCGTCTGAAAGAAAAAGAAGAACGGATGGCAACTGCCTGA
- the ppdK gene encoding pyruvate, phosphate dikinase has product MSGQKYVYFFGDGKADGDATMRNSLGGKGANLAEMINIGLPVPAGFTLNTDVCIHYSKTGGEYPEGVEKQVEEALGKVEEAMGAKFGCDTNPLLVSCRSGARESMPGMMDTVLNIGLNDTTVEALAKQSGNEAFAWDSYRRFVQMYGDVVLGMKGADEDPFEHALEAKREKAGVQYDSELSAEHLKELVAEFKTLIKEGTGQDFPTDPKQQIWGAIGAVFSSWDNDRAVVYRRDYGIPHNWGTACNVQAMVYGNLGDDCATGVGLTRNCSTGEPGFCGDYLINAQGEDVVAGIRAPKQIESTLSSDLPEGYKQLEEIGQTLEKHYKDVQDIEFTIQRGKVWMLQTRNAKRTGFAAVRIAVDMVNEGLVSKEAAITKRRIPADDLNQLLQPIFDPAEKQKAAQEGNLLTKGINAGPGAASGHICFSAEEAEAIFNRDNTAELVLVRRETSPEDLRGMRVSKGILTALGGASSHAALVSRQMGKACVVGASELKIDSAAGTIIAGDKVLKSGDWISIDGFTGEVFAGRVQTKPSEIVEVLISKTMKEEDSEAFQRYQQLMGWVDEIRKLRVRTNADQPDQAAEAIAFGAEGIGLCRTEHMFFHHLAEIREMIAAGDVESRTKAVNKLLPFQREDFAGIFKAMNGLPVTIRLLDPPLHEFLSDRHLEENPTLGEELANELGVTVDFIRRRVEELHELNPMLGHRGCRLGIVYPEITAMQARAIMEAACDVQKEGIDVHPEIMVPLAGFQTEFDNQAGIIREVAEQVLEEKGVKVEYMVGTMVELPRAAICADQIAETAQFFSFGTNDLTQTTLGMSRDDYGTFIGHYRENDIIPADPFQTIDQDGVGRLMQTGVERGRGTRSDLKIGICGEHGGDPASVIFCHGLGLDYVSCSPFRVPIARLAAAQAVLEEKA; this is encoded by the coding sequence ATGTCAGGTCAAAAGTATGTGTACTTCTTCGGTGATGGAAAAGCAGATGGCGACGCCACAATGCGCAATTCCCTTGGGGGAAAGGGAGCCAACCTGGCAGAAATGATTAACATCGGACTCCCCGTCCCTGCCGGCTTCACCCTGAACACAGATGTCTGTATCCACTACAGCAAAACCGGTGGCGAATACCCCGAGGGTGTTGAAAAACAGGTCGAAGAAGCACTGGGCAAAGTCGAAGAAGCCATGGGCGCGAAATTCGGCTGTGACACCAACCCGCTGCTGGTCTCCTGCCGCTCCGGAGCCCGGGAATCCATGCCCGGTATGATGGACACCGTGTTGAACATCGGTCTGAACGACACCACCGTCGAAGCCCTGGCCAAGCAGTCCGGCAACGAAGCATTCGCCTGGGACAGCTACCGCCGCTTCGTGCAGATGTACGGCGACGTGGTATTGGGCATGAAAGGTGCTGACGAAGATCCGTTCGAACACGCACTGGAAGCCAAGCGTGAAAAAGCCGGCGTGCAGTATGATTCCGAGCTGAGCGCCGAACACCTCAAAGAACTGGTTGCCGAATTCAAAACACTGATCAAAGAAGGCACAGGCCAGGACTTCCCCACCGATCCCAAACAGCAGATCTGGGGTGCGATCGGAGCTGTCTTCAGCAGCTGGGACAACGACCGTGCTGTAGTTTACCGCCGTGATTACGGCATTCCTCACAACTGGGGAACCGCCTGTAACGTTCAGGCCATGGTTTACGGAAACCTGGGCGATGACTGTGCGACAGGCGTGGGCCTGACCCGTAACTGCTCCACTGGTGAACCCGGCTTCTGTGGTGACTACCTGATCAACGCTCAGGGTGAAGACGTGGTAGCCGGTATCCGGGCTCCCAAGCAGATCGAATCGACGCTGAGCTCTGATTTACCAGAAGGCTACAAGCAGCTGGAAGAAATCGGCCAGACTCTGGAAAAACACTACAAAGACGTGCAGGACATCGAATTCACCATTCAGCGCGGCAAAGTCTGGATGCTGCAGACTCGAAACGCAAAACGAACCGGTTTTGCTGCTGTTCGCATCGCCGTCGATATGGTTAACGAAGGCCTGGTCAGCAAGGAAGCAGCGATCACCAAACGCCGGATTCCTGCTGACGACCTGAACCAGCTCCTGCAGCCGATTTTTGACCCGGCTGAAAAACAGAAAGCCGCTCAGGAAGGCAACCTGCTGACCAAGGGTATCAACGCCGGTCCGGGTGCAGCCAGCGGTCACATCTGCTTCAGTGCCGAAGAAGCTGAAGCCATCTTCAATCGTGACAATACAGCTGAACTGGTTCTGGTCCGTCGTGAAACCAGCCCGGAAGACCTGCGTGGGATGCGTGTCTCCAAGGGGATTCTGACTGCACTCGGTGGTGCCAGTTCACACGCCGCTCTGGTCAGCCGCCAGATGGGGAAAGCCTGTGTGGTCGGTGCCTCTGAACTGAAGATTGATTCCGCTGCCGGAACCATCATCGCCGGCGATAAGGTTCTCAAGAGTGGTGACTGGATCAGCATCGATGGTTTCACAGGCGAAGTCTTCGCCGGTCGGGTGCAAACCAAACCGAGCGAAATCGTGGAAGTCCTGATCTCCAAAACCATGAAAGAGGAAGACTCCGAAGCTTTCCAGCGGTACCAGCAACTGATGGGCTGGGTCGATGAGATCCGCAAGCTGCGTGTTCGTACCAACGCCGACCAGCCCGATCAGGCTGCCGAAGCGATCGCCTTCGGTGCCGAAGGGATTGGTCTGTGCCGAACCGAGCACATGTTCTTCCACCACCTGGCTGAAATCCGTGAAATGATTGCCGCTGGCGACGTGGAATCACGTACCAAAGCCGTCAACAAGCTGCTGCCCTTCCAGCGTGAAGACTTCGCCGGCATCTTCAAGGCGATGAACGGTCTGCCGGTCACCATTCGTCTGCTGGATCCTCCGCTGCACGAGTTCCTGTCTGACCGTCACCTGGAAGAGAATCCGACTCTGGGAGAAGAGCTGGCTAACGAACTGGGTGTGACGGTTGATTTCATTCGCCGTCGTGTGGAAGAACTCCACGAGTTGAACCCGATGCTCGGTCATCGTGGCTGTCGTCTGGGGATCGTCTATCCGGAAATCACCGCGATGCAGGCCCGGGCCATCATGGAAGCCGCCTGTGACGTGCAGAAAGAAGGCATCGACGTTCATCCCGAAATCATGGTCCCTCTGGCCGGTTTCCAGACTGAATTCGATAACCAGGCTGGCATCATCCGTGAAGTTGCCGAACAGGTTCTGGAAGAAAAAGGCGTCAAAGTTGAGTACATGGTCGGTACCATGGTCGAACTGCCGCGTGCTGCCATCTGTGCAGACCAGATCGCGGAAACCGCTCAGTTCTTCAGCTTCGGTACCAACGACCTGACCCAGACCACTCTGGGTATGAGTCGTGACGACTACGGTACCTTCATCGGCCACTACCGTGAAAATGACATCATTCCTGCAGACCCCTTCCAGACCATCGACCAGGATGGTGTAGGGCGTCTCATGCAGACAGGTGTCGAACGGGGACGTGGTACCCGCTCCGATCTCAAGATCGGGATTTGTGGTGAACATGGCGGTGACCCTGCCAGTGTCATTTTCTGCCACGGACTGGGGCTGGATTACGTCAGCTGCTCACCATTCCGGGTTCCGATTGCTCGACTGGCGGCAGCTCAGGCTGTGCTGGAAGAAAAAGCATAA